A stretch of the Carassius carassius chromosome 50, fCarCar2.1, whole genome shotgun sequence genome encodes the following:
- the LOC132133165 gene encoding fatty acid 2-hydroxylase-like: MNNKMSPLVSPRFFSEKEVSKHCTKDSCWVLLGTRVYDVTGFLRMHPGGEALILRRSGKDISREIEGPPHRHSENARRWMEQYYIGELGKNSIDEDTETLKRRKRIPESTTEEEEEEIPAVNKCSKVDDETDLVDWRKPLAWQVGYLGEKYDTWVHQPVDRPIRLFENDFFEANTKTYWYMVPIVWMPLVIYLSWYCYSFLAQERTRLFITSDYSILVHKYSFPLIFMLGMFLWSFMEYCIHRFVFHMRPPAHNYYLITLHFLLHGQHHKSPFDGSRLVFPPSLAAIVIGAFYLTLMQLFSEGLGLSLFVGGLCGYVVYDMIHYYLHYGSPRKGSYLYGLKAYHVKHHFEHQRAGFGITTRFWDYPFKTVIPEQTF; the protein is encoded by the exons atgaataataaaatgtcgCCTTTGGTGTCCCCTCGCTTTTTTTCCGAAAAGGAGGTATCCAAACATTGCACCAAGGATTCGTGCTGGGTGTTGTTAGGGACGCGCGTCTACGATGTGACGGGGTTCCTCCGGATGCACCCGGGCGGAGAGGCGCTCATCCTCCGCCGCTCTGGCAAGGACATCAGCCGGGAGATCGAAGGACCCCCACACCGGCACTCGGAGAACGCTCGGAGGTGGATGGAGCAGTACTACATTGGTGAACTCGGCAAAAACAGCATAGATGAAGATACGGAG ACTCTGAAACGGAGGAAAAGGATCCCAGAAAGcaccacagaagaagaagaagaagaaattccGGCCGTCAATAAGTGCAGCAAAGTCGATGACGAAACG GATCTGGTAGACTGGAGGAAGCCACTGGCCTGGCAGGTGGGATACCTTGGAGAGAAATATGACACGTGGGTCCATCAGCCTGTGGACAGACCGATCAGGCTGTTCGAGAATGACTTTTTCGAGGCCAACACAAAGACTTACTG gtACATGGTGCCAATTGTATGGATGCCTTTGGTGATCTATCTGAGCTGGTACTGCTATTCGTTTCTGGCACAAGAGAGGACAAGACTGTTTATTACATCAG ACTACTCCATTCTGGTCCACAAGTACAGTTTTCCGTTAATTTTCATGCTTGGCATGTTCCTGTGGTCGTTCATGGAGTACTGCATCCATCGCTTCGTCTTCCACATGCGCCCACCCGCCCACAATTATTACCTTATCACACTGCACTTCCTGTTGCATGGTCAGCACCACaag TCTCCGTTTGACGGCTCTCGTCTGGTGTTTCCTCCGAGTCTGGCCGCCATCGTCATTGGTGCTTTTTACCTGACACTCATGCAGCTGTTCTCTGAGGGTCTGGGATTGTCCCTGTTCGTCGGGGGTCTGTGTGGATACGTGGTCTACGACATGATCCACTACTACCTGCACTACGGCTCGCCACGGAAGGGCTCCTACTTGTACGGGCTGAAAGCGTACCACGTCAAACACCACTTTGAACACCAAAGGGCAG GTTTTGGGATCACTACCAGATTCTGGGACTACCCCTTCAAAACAGTCATTCCTGAGCAGACGTTTTAG